The Zymoseptoria tritici IPO323 chromosome 4, whole genome shotgun sequence genome includes the window AAAGAAACATCGTCCGGCGTAATGCGTTTCTCAATCCTTCTCGCGGCCATTTCCACGCTTCTCGGCCTTGCAGCGGCGGCGACAAGGGACCCCAGCAATCGGCGCCAACTCCCAGCCGACGAGAACTTCGAGCGCACTTCGACCAATCTGCAGCCCAATGTGGAAATCGGCGGGCTGGGGCCGATCATTGCCAGCCTGATTGATTCTATCTTTGCTCCTGCCTTGACGACTCCTTCGAGGAGTACGAGAAGTACTTCTACATCGACGGCCTCCTCTTCTGCCACGCCCGTtcgcatcaccaccaccatcacacAGTCGTTTTCTGCTTCGAGGTCAACCAGTCGCTCTTCTACTGCATCCTCCTTATCAACGACTGTCTCAACATCTCCATCGACCACGacctcttcgacttccacACGCTCTCAAATGGGATCCTTTCCATCCACACCGGTTCCATCGGTGCCGCCGAATTCCACAATGACTTGCGCAAGTCTTTGCTCTACACTCACATTTCCTCCGGACCTCGCCACCGATCTGGTGTCTTGCGTTCCATACGCAGCAAACTCAACGATAACGATTGAGGGCGGCCAGAGAGATGCAACATGCGGTACCACAGTCACACCGTCCGTTGATATCTGCCGAGTCGTGTTGAATGTCATTACGAGCAGTGAGTCGCAAACGTACATGGAAGTCTGGCTACCCGATGGCGAGACCGAATGGAATGGGCGCACCATGAGCACCGACAATGGTGGTGTCAACGGATGCGTCAAGTTTGTCGACATGAACTACGCTGTAGGCTTGGGATTTGCTGCCATCGGAGACAACGCTGGCCACAATGGATCGTCCTTTGATGGAAGCTGGTTCGCGGAGTCGAACGAGCTCATCCTCGATTGGGTTTACCGAGCACGCCATGCTTCTGTACAAGCCGGAAAGTCCATCGTGCAACAGTTCTACTCGGTACCCGCTGCGTACTCCTACTACATCGGATGCTCCGCTGGTGGTGCTCAAGGTCTCAAGTCTGCGCAGGTCTATCCTAATGACTTCGATGGCATTATATCTGGATCTGCTGCCGCCGACTTCAACCATCTGCAAGCCTGGTCTGGTCGCTTCGTTCAATTGACTGGCCTCAACACTACCGATCCAAAATTCCTCACCCAGGCAAACTGGATCACTGTTCAGGCCGCCATACTCGACCAGTGCGATGAGTCCATTGATGGTGTCGCCGATGGTATTCTTGAGGATCCAACGCAATGCGCCTTCGACTCTTCCGTGCTCTCTTGCACCAATAACGCAACCCTTTCCGGCTGCTTGACCGACACACAAGTCAACACCGTCAACGAAGTCTTCACAGCACTCTACGACACTGCCGGCGACCTTCTCTTCCCTGGCCTCCTCTACGGCTCCCAAGTTGACGCCTTCCGCCTCGGTCAGCTGTCCGGCTCTATCCAAGGAATTTCCAGCGACTGGTACAGACTTGCTGTCCTCAAAGATCCATCCTGGAACCCTCTCGACATGGACCAAGCCGACTACGCCCTTGCCGACTCTCAAGACCGCGAGCACGGTGGAGTCTCTGGATGGTCAGGCGACCTCTCGCAGTTCAACGCCGCTGGCGGGAAGCTTCTGATGTTCCACGGCATGGCCGACCCGCTTGTCGCTGCGTCCAACTCGCAACGCTACTACCTCAAGGTCGCCCAGACCATGGGTCTCGACAGTCCTCAGATGGATGACTTCCTGCGTTTCTTCCGCATTTCCGGCATGGCACATTGCGGTGTGGGAGGTATCTCTGGCGCGGGAGCCTGGATGTTCGGACAGAACAAGATCGCGAGTGCAGCATCGACGAATATCATCACTGAGCTGCAGAACTGGGTGGAGAATGATTCGGCGCCGGACACCTTGACTGGCACCAAATTTTGGTGGGATACACCAAGTTTGGGCATTCAATTCGAGAGGAGGCATTGCAGGTTCCCGTACCGCACAACGTTTGTCGGAGGTGGAGCGGATCCCAATTCACTGGACAGCTGGAGCTGTGTGAAGATTGATGATTGGCAGGAGTGCGCTGTCGGTGCGACGCCGAGGTTGTGCAATGCTGATGGGTCGTTCAAGTGAGGGAACAGTAATGGGAAGAGGCGTCGCCGAAGAGTGACGGAGGAAACAGATGGGAGAACAGCTGAGGTTCCTGTCCAAGTGTGCCTGCGGGCCAAGGGATACGAATATCATATACTTACATACAGACATACATAGAGACGGCAGAGATATCAGTGCTCAATAATTTAATGACATGACAGAATCGCAACTTTTCTCTCACGCTCCGTCAATTCTCGCCATTGTCATGCTCCGCTCAGTTCAAAGCCTTCACCATGGACCACGAGCTTTGTGCTGACCCTTTGGTACGTACGACACCATCTGCGAGAGCTGCACTCGCTTAGCTGTCTCCTGCTCGACCATGTCTTTCCACGCCACATTCAGCCGAGCCACGTACGTCTcccgaagacgaggaagaacaCGCACATCATCAGCGCAATACTGCAGAGCTTCGACGTCAAGCGGTCGAGCGGCGAAGACATGAACGCCTTGCCCAGATCTGGTCGCATCGAACCTCGACGCCATCTTGCTCTTGAGTCCCTTCCACTTGGTGACTTCGCATGGGCTCAGCCCTGCGTCACGCTCGATGCACTTGCCAAGACCGGCTACGTAGGCTCGAAAGGTCCCACCGCGGCCGTAGTCGACTCGAGAGGCATTCTCCATGAGTTGAATGTCTTCGATGCCAGCTAGGGTAAtgccgaagaggaagaacaATGCGTTGGAGTCGTTGCGGACATCAAAGAAGACTTTCGTGGTGCGATAATCCTCCAGGACGGACTTGAAGGTTGTGCCGTTGCGAGTCGGTGTGTGGAATGCGGAATTTCCAAGGCTctggatgtcgatgatgtaGACGTGGTTGAGTGGATGTACGAGTACGGAGATGATCGTGAGAGTGCCGTCTTTGCAGAGATTGTCGCCTTCCAGGTCGAGGTAGAGGGCTGGTGGATCGGTGGATAGATTGGTCAGGCTGTCCAGAAAGCTCACGAGCGCTGCCTCCGTGTCGACGAGAGTGTAGCCATCTGCTGAGGGGAATCGTTAGCTTTGTGTCAATCGTTCGGACGGAGGAGACCTACAGCCTGTTTCTGTATAATTCATGATGCGAAACGAGCTGAGACTCCTGGTAGATCGAGAGGATATCGCAGTGTCGCTCTTCGAATGAGACGGTAGGGAAGAGAAGCTGAGAGTTCCAGAAGGACTAGACCGACTTGAAAGATACACTGGCCATAGAAACGGCAACCGGAGAATAGACATCTGCGACGCCGATTGCACGACTGGCTTCGTCCACAGCGGTGAACGCGTCGCTGCATGCATCTCATATGCTTCCGGCCGGGCAATTCCAGCCTCCCGTCTTGAGTCGATTTTTGTGCACCACACTGTTTGATTGTCACCAGCGGTCAATGGCCGTCCTGGACAATGTGATAGCAAGCGAGAACAAGCCCGTGGTATGTGACAGGGCGATAGGATCCGCTCTGTATGCTACTTGTCATCGCAACTGCAATCATGGCGGAAGCGTGCAGTATGCATCACAATTGTTTGCAAGCGGTGAGCAGAAGCGCGATTCCAACCAGGATTGCGTTCAGAATGCATCAGGCGAATAGCATGGTCGGAGTGCGATGAGCTGGTCTGGATGGATCACTGTCCAGAAAGGTTGGTGTCCGATGTGTTGGGCATGTCAGTCAGCGTCCAGTATTCAAAGTCTTGACTGAAAGATTCATGGGGCGGCAGACGCTTCCAATCGACTCGCTCTTCTCCGGTGCGATAGTATGTAACGGCCGTGCTGGAGTCTACATCCACCCGGGCTCTGGTCCAGTCTCTCTAGCTATTGATGCAGCGATATGCGTGGTATGAAAAAGCTGAAGAGCTTAGACAGGAATAGTCGGGGAAGCCTCGGCAGAATAGCTGGATAGTATATTAACGCCGTCAGTCGCACCGTCTCCAACCAATCATCGGTTCCTTAGCGTGAGTCAGATCCTACGATCTTCCACTCCTCAGAATCACATCCTAACAAACTCCCAGTCAGTTGGTTAGAGCGTGGTGCTAATAACGCCAAGGTCGAGGGTTCGACCCCCTTAGGGGTATGTACAGACATGCACATACACCTACATTCACTGTACTAACCATCGTACAGACCATTGGGTTCGAAAGACTTCTTTTTTGCATTTCTGGGCCAGGGCTTGGGCGATGGCGAGCTGACAACACACGCTGTCTGTTGTAGCAACCTCCAGGCGTCTTTGCAATGGCTTCGACCGCCGTCGAGTTGTTGTTTTGCTCGAGGAAGCGTTGGAAGACATTTGGAGGCGTTAGTAGACGAAAAGGTCGAGTCGGGTAGATTTCGAGCGAAGTGAAGGTCGAACGGTATCTGCGCTGTCCAGAGAGCTCGGAGAGATCGACAGGATGCTATCAGTTGTATCCGCAATATTGTCCAGGTCCAGCGGGAATATAAAAGAGACCGAGGCGTCTCGCTGGACAATTCGCGATCCGAATC containing:
- the FAE4 gene encoding putative ferulic acid Esterase/Feruloyl esterase precursor (Ferulic Acid Esterase/Feruloyl Esterase Precursor), producing MGSFPSTPVPSVPPNSTMTCASLCSTLTFPPDLATDLVSCVPYAANSTITIEGGQRDATCGTTVTPSVDICRVVLNVITSSESQTYMEVWLPDGETEWNGRTMSTDNGGVNGCVKFVDMNYAVGLGFAAIGDNAGHNGSSFDGSWFAESNELILDWVYRARHASVQAGKSIVQQFYSVPAAYSYYIGCSAGGAQGLKSAQVYPNDFDGIISGSAAADFNHLQAWSGRFVQLTGLNTTDPKFLTQANWITVQAAILDQCDESIDGVADGILEDPTQCAFDSSVLSCTNNATLSGCLTDTQVNTVNEVFTALYDTAGDLLFPGLLYGSQVDAFRLGQLSGSIQGISSDWYRLAVLKDPSWNPLDMDQADYALADSQDREHGGVSGWSGDLSQFNAAGGKLLMFHGMADPLVAASNSQRYYLKVAQTMGLDSPQMDDFLRFFRISGMAHCGVGGISGAGAWMFGQNKIASAASTNIITELQNWVENDSAPDTLTGTKFWWDTPSLGIQFERRHCRFPYRTTFVGGGADPNSLDSWSCVKIDDWQECAVGATPRLCNADGSFK